The genomic stretch CCTCGAAATGGGGTTTGAAGTCCGGCGTTCGGGTCAGTTCCGGGGGCGGAGACAACATGATGGGCGCGCTGGGGACCGGCAACGTTCGCGCCGGGTGCGTGACGGCCAGCCTCGGCACGTCGGGGACGCTTTACGCCCGGGCGGATGCCCCTGTCGTCGATCCGACCGGTGAGATTGCCGCCTTCTGCGACAGTGCCGACGGCTGGCTGCCGCTGCTTTGCACGATGAACGTCACGGGTGTCACTGAAGCCGCCCGGAACCTCTTCCAATGGGATCACGAGGAATTTTCCAATGCCGTGGCCTCGGTTCCTCCGGGGGCCTATGGTCTCCTCTTCCTTCCCTATCTCCAGGGGGAACGGACGCCGAACCTTCCGTCCGGCTCGGGCGTCCTTCACGGAATGACGGCGACTAACCTGACTCCTCCCCGGATCGCTCGCGCCATGATCGAGGGGGCGACTCTCGGGATGGCCTACGGGCTGGCTCGGCTTCGCGCTCTCGGGATCACCCCGTCGGAGATCCGTTTGACCGGAGGCGGAAGTAAGAGCGCCGTCTGGCGTCAACTCTGCGCCGACGTCTTCGGCACTCCCGTCGTCACGATGGAGAGCGCCGAAGGCGCTGCCTTGGGTGCTGCCATCCAGGCGGCCAGCCTAGTCACCGGCGAGGCTCTTTCCATGGCATCGGAGCGGCTGGCCAAGGTCAATGCGGGTGAGGTTCATCACCCCTCGAACGCTTTCGACTATGTCGCCCTCCTTGAACGCCACACGGCACTGACCCGGACTTTGTCCGAACGCAAATTCCTCTGACGCCTTTAGTCTTAGATCCTCGCCCAAAAAAGTGACCAAAAAACCGAAATCGGCCATTTACTCTGAGGTCAGCTAGGTTCGAGTCCTAGCACGGGACTGGCGTCTTCGGCAGCGGACATGGTCGCCGTGAGTGGTGTAAAGCCGGCATCTATCCACGAAACAGCTTGAATCCCGCGATTGAGAACGCTGGTCGATTCGAGGGCTGAAAAAACGAAGAGAAGGAACGGCTTGGCGCCCATCGGGCGAGTGCGAATATGCAATAATCCGAAGATGGTCGCCGCCTCGGCGTCGGCGCATCACCCCTACGGTCCTATTAGGTTTTGGAACAGTTTGGAACAGTTTGGAACAGTTTGGAACAGTTTGGAACAGTTTGGAACAGTTGGAACAATGTTTTTGAAGGTGATGTTGCCATTCCTCTGAATCAGTCCCCAAAACGAACGTCGATACTATATCGACGTTCACGTTGGATGGATCGACTTACCGTCTCCCCTCTTAGCTCCGGAGGGGTTGATCGTCTCAATCAGGGCGGCAAGGCCGCTTTTTTGGCGCGATCCTGATAGGTTGCCACTGCTTGCCGGAACTCGCCGGGCAGGTCGAGGCTGGCGGGGGCTGTGTGGTAGGTGTAGGTGGCGGTGTATCGGGAGGTCTTTATTCCGAGCGGGAGGCCGCTGGCGTTGCCGATGTAGACGGTGACTTCTTCGCCCATGAATTGAAACGGATCGAATCCGGAGGGCGCGCCGTCGAACTGCATGCGGTAGACGTCGACGCGTTCGGCAGGGGTTGTTCCGATGGTGCCGAAGAAGGTCGATTTCCCGATCCAGGCGATTTCGGGGAAAGGCTTTCGCGCGTCGCCGGATGCGGGTGAGGCGCGGATGCCCACGGCGTCCCCCATGTTTTGGAAACGCTCCGTACCGACGTACCAGACCTCGTCCCGGAATGACTTCTCTTCGTTCCAAATGCGGCTGTCATGCCGGAGTTCGCCGCTCTTTTCGACCCGGAGTTCCTTGATGCGCGGATCATGGCTCTGCATGAAGTCGAAGGCCGCTTTTTCTTCGGGGGTGGAGGGAGCGGCCAAGGGTTGGGAGTAGGAAAAGCGGACGGTGTACGCCAGCGTCTCGGGGGCGGTGAAGGGGATGGAGGGCGCGTCTCCGCCTTCCCTCACGGTTTTTCCCTGGAACTCCTGCGCCTCGCTTCCCGCCGGGCCGAGGCATAGGGCCAGGCTGAGGCGAAGGAAGCCGATCCATTTCGCCCTAGTCTTCATAGACGGCCTCCGCCTGCTGCGAGACGATTTCTCCGGTGAAGCGATCGATCGCCACCTGGAGCCAGTAATGTTTTTCCCCCTCGACGAGGAATTTGCCGACGCCGGAAGCGCCGGTGGGATAGCGGCCCGACTGGGCGACGACGTCGATGAGGAGGTTCCAGGTGCGGGTGGAGACGACGTCGTTCATGGCGCGGACCCCGGCTTCCCGCTGGGCTTTGATGGTGTAGGCGGGGGGCATGTTCGTGGAGAAGAAGCCGACGAGGTCGGCCTTGTTGAGGAAGACCGGATTCGGGCCTCCGACGGGGCGGAGGGCGTTGACGAGGGTGGTGACGTCGGAAGAGGAGAGGGTGGTTCCGACGGTCTTGAGGTCGGGGCCGTAGTCGACCGCCGCGCCTTTCAAGAGTGCCTGGAGGACGGTCTTCGGGGCCGAGTTCAGGTTCACCCGCCCGGCGGCGATCGGGATGGAGTTGGTGCCGCCGCCGCGCAACTCGAAGAGGTCGAGGAGGCCGGTGTCGGCGCTGAGGGCGGTGCAGAAGTCGAGGGACTTCCACGGCAGGTCTCGGTAGGTGTATCCCAGGTCGGCGGAGCTGTGGAAGGGAGCGTTGAGGATGAGGGGGCGGGAGGCGCCGGCCGTGGCGTTGACGGCGAGGGGGAGCGGCCCGCGGCCCCCGGCGTCGCCGGGGCGGATGACGCCGTCGG from Verrucomicrobium sp. GAS474 encodes the following:
- the xylB gene encoding xylulokinase; the protein is MIFLGIDCGTQSTKTIALDGETGTVLATASAATDLVAGLPHGHAEQHPADWVKALDATVAEVIAKLGARKGEVAGIGVSGQQHGLVPLDREFRVIRPAKLWCDTSTAEECDLFRAEFGGTTGLIELLGNDVLPGFTAPKILWLKRHEPENFLRLRHVALPHDYLNWHLTGKLLMEYGDASGTALFDVRRRDWAYPVVDFIDPALIEALPPVASSLVGVGELRPELASKWGLKSGVRVSSGGGDNMMGALGTGNVRAGCVTASLGTSGTLYARADAPVVDPTGEIAAFCDSADGWLPLLCTMNVTGVTEAARNLFQWDHEEFSNAVASVPPGAYGLLFLPYLQGERTPNLPSGSGVLHGMTATNLTPPRIARAMIEGATLGMAYGLARLRALGITPSEIRLTGGGSKSAVWRQLCADVFGTPVVTMESAEGAALGAAIQAASLVTGEALSMASERLAKVNAGEVHHPSNAFDYVALLERHTALTRTLSERKFL